The following proteins are encoded in a genomic region of Montipora foliosa isolate CH-2021 chromosome 8, ASM3666993v2, whole genome shotgun sequence:
- the LOC138012770 gene encoding uncharacterized protein, with translation MQLSVLAKEGLLWWVENVQQAYRIIIHAPITYVFQTDASDTGWGISCSSHDSWKSQGLWSREQGVLHINLNSQVPEENRGRTSRRGFGGTSLDHTAMVPTSIAAVNPSSQTHVVDCRNGACSSSVSPQSSHHEGEAKIDSMSFIRRHYEERGFSEHVTNVLLDSWRPSTQKQYAVYLKKCAVFCRERQITAYSPTLMDVLEFLHTQLHLSYSALNTARSALSCVISIDNVPVGQHPLVCRFVKGAFERKPPSRKYYAIWDVRQVLSFLKSLSPNSSLSLMELSLKLSMLLALVSIQRKQTLLQLNINNEYFKKSDEEFVFILSRHVKQSRPNYSIPPVIIPRYTLDICPYVCLEDYIERTKSLRHDDVLLISTIKPHRAIGSQTLARWIKTVLQLAGVDIDMFKPHSTRHAASTAAYQASVPLDEILQRAGWSNANTFKRFYYKHVIA, from the exons ATGCAACTATCTGTCTTAGCTAAAGAGGGTCTACTCTGGTGGGTTGAGAATGTGCAACAAGCCTACCGGATAATTATTCATGCTCCAATCACTTATGTTTTTCAGACTGATGCCAGTGACACTGGCTGGGGCATTTCTTGTTCAAGCCATGATTCATGGAAGTCTCAGGGTCTATGGAGCCGAGAACAAGGTGTTCTCCATATTAAT CTTAATTCACAAGTGCCTGAAGAAAATAGAGGCAGAACAAGCAGAAGGGGTTTTGGTGGTACCAGCTTGGACCACACAGCCATGGTACCCACGAGTATTGCAGCTGTTAACCCAAGCTCCCAAACTCATGTTGTGGACTGCAGGAATGGAGCTTGTAGTTCATCCGTCAGTCCACAAAGCTCACACCATGAGGGCGAAGCTAAAATTGATAGTATGTCCTTTATCAGGAGACACTATGAAGAGCGAGGTTTTTCGGAGCACGTTACCAATGTACTTCTCGACTCGTGGAGACCCTCTACTCAAAAGCAATACGCAGTTTATCTCAAGAAATGCGCTGTATTCTGTCGTGAAAGGCAAATTACTGCATATTCCCCTACTTTGATGGATGTGTTAGAATTTTTGCACACGCAGCTCCATTTATCCTATTCTGCTTTAAACACTGCTAGGTCTGCGTTATCCTGTGTGATTTCAATTGACAATGTCCCGGTGGGACAGCATCCATTAGTTTGTCGTTTTGTTAAAGgtgcctttgaaagaaaaccgcCATCCAGAAAGTACTATGCCATTTGGGATGTACGCCAAGTGCTTAGCTTTTTAAAAAGTTTGAGCCCAAACAGTTCGTTGTCTCTGATGGAACTGAGCTTAAAGCTATCCATGTTGTTAGCCTTAGTTAGCAttcaaaggaaacaaactttATTACAGCTGAACATTAACAATGAGTATTTTAAGAAATCTGATGAGGAATTTGTGTTTATTCTAAGTAGGCATGTCAAACAAAGTCGACCCAATTATTCAATTCCTCCTGTGATCATTCCCAGATATACTTTGGACATATGTCCTTACGTTTGTTTAGAGGATTATATAGAGAGAACAAAGTCTTTACGACATGATGATGTGCTTCTGATCAGTACTATAAAACCTCACAGGGCAATCGGTTCCCAGACATTAGCTCGTTGGATAAAAACTGTACTGCAATTGGCTGGTGTGGATATTGATATGTTTAAACCCCATTCCACTAGGCATGCAGCTTCAACTGCAGCTTACCAAGCTTCTGTCCCTCTCGATGAAATTCTTCAAAGGGCAGGTTGGAGCAATGCTAACACTTTCAAACGATTCTATTACAAGCATGTGATTGCTTAG